The DNA segment GGGGGGCCTGCCGTCGGCGTCGGCTCGTGCACGGCGGCCCTGCACCTCGCGCTGCGCGCGCTCGGCCTCGAGCCGGGCGCCGAGGTCGTCACCTCGCCGATGACCTTCTGCGCGACGGTGAACGCGATCATCCACGCCGGCTTGACGCCCGTCTTCGCCGACTGCGATCGCGCGACCATGAACCTCGATCCGGCGGCGGTCGCGGCCAGGATCGGCCCGCGCACGCGCGCGATCGTGCCGGTGCACTTCGCGGGACGTCCCTGCGACATGCCGGCGCTCATGGCGCTCGCGGAGCGCCACGGCCTCCGCGTGGTCGAGGACGCCGCCCACGCCATCGAGAGCACGATCGACGGCCGGCACTGCGGCACGTTCGGCGATTTCGGTTGCTTCAGCTTCTACGTCACCAAGAACGTCATGACGGTCGAGGGCGGCATGGTCGTGTGCCGCGATCCGGCGCTCGCCGAGCGGATCACCGTCGCGGCCCTCCACGGCATGAGCAAGGACGCATGGATGCGCTACGGCGACGACGGCTTCGTGCACTACGACGTGGTCGAAGCCGGCTTCAAGTACAACCTCACCGACCTCGCGGCGGCGTTCGGCATCCACCAGCTCGCGCGCGTCGAGCGCCTGTGGCACCGCCGTCGCGAGCTGTGGGACTTCTACCTGCGCGAGCTACGCGATCTCCCGCTCGTGCTGCCGGCGCCGTGGCCGGCGAACATCCGTCACGCGCTCCACCTCTTCACGTGCCTGGTCGACGATGGGCGCACGCGCGTCACGCGCGACCAGGTGCTGTCGCGCCTGCACGCGCTGCGAATCGGCACCGGCGTCCACTACCGCGCCGTCCATCTGCTCGACTATTACCGCCGTACCTACGGGCATCGCGAGGGGGACTTCCCGAACGCCGAGTGGATCGGCGCGCGCACGTTCTCGATCCCGCTCTCGGTCGCCGTGACCGACGAGGACGCGGCCGACGTCGTGCGGGCGCTCCGGGTCGTGCTCGGCGGATGACGGACCTCGACCTCTCGGTCGTGGTGCCGTGCTACGACGAGGCGCCGCACCTCGCGGCCAGCACGGCACGTCTGGTGGAGGTGCTCGACCAGACGCGGCTCGCCTACGAGATCCTCTTCGTCGACGACTGCTCGCGCGACGACACGCGACGCGTGATCCAGGAGATCTGCCGCACGACGCCGCGCTGTCGCTTCGTCTTCCACGAGAGGAATCGCGGCCGGGGCGGGGCGTTCAAGACGGGCTACGCGGCGACGACCGGACGCGTCACCGGGTTTCTGGACATCGACCTCGAGGTGGACGCGATCTACGTGCCGGCGCTCGTGACGCTCGTCGCGCGCCATGGCGTCGACGTCGCGACGGGGTTCCGGCACTACCTCCTGCGCCAGACGGGCGGCGTCCATCGCCACGTGCTCTCGATGGTCTATCGCGGGCTC comes from the Candidatus Eisenbacteria bacterium genome and includes:
- a CDS encoding DegT/DnrJ/EryC1/StrS aminotransferase family protein, encoding MQPWRDRYLVFGAPYIGPEERAEVLACIDSGWLGTGPRVARLQRDFQAYVGGGPAVGVGSCTAALHLALRALGLEPGAEVVTSPMTFCATVNAIIHAGLTPVFADCDRATMNLDPAAVAARIGPRTRAIVPVHFAGRPCDMPALMALAERHGLRVVEDAAHAIESTIDGRHCGTFGDFGCFSFYVTKNVMTVEGGMVVCRDPALAERITVAALHGMSKDAWMRYGDDGFVHYDVVEAGFKYNLTDLAAAFGIHQLARVERLWHRRRELWDFYLRELRDLPLVLPAPWPANIRHALHLFTCLVDDGRTRVTRDQVLSRLHALRIGTGVHYRAVHLLDYYRRTYGHREGDFPNAEWIGARTFSIPLSVAVTDEDAADVVRALRVVLGG